The Bacteroidales bacterium DNA segment ATATTAAAGAGATCTTTCATGGTGAAAATCCCTTTTTTATCGTGGATAAACTCGGCTGCAAGAACGGCTCCAAACGCAAGTCCTTTACGGGAATGTGCCGTATGGGTAATCTCTATATCATCAACATCTGAAGCATATTTTACCGTATGCGTTCCCGGAACACTATCTTTCCGGATCGCATGGATAGAAAGGATGTCTTCACCTTCTCCATCAAGTTCCCATTTCTTTATATCGGATATTTCATCCATTATTCCTTCTGCCAGGGTAATAGCAGTACCACTGGGTGCATCTAATTTTTGGGTATGGTGTATTTCCTCTATTTCCGGTTTATATGAGGGAAATTTGCTCATCATTCTGGCAAGAACACGATTGAGTTCAAAGAAGATATTCACCCCAAGGCTAAAATTCGACGTACATAACATAGAACCGTTACGTTCCGTACACAATTGCTTTGCATCGTTCAACCGGTTGTACCAGCCGGTTGATCCTGAAACAACAGGGATATCATATTCAAGACAACGGGTAATATTATCATATGCGGTAAGAGGATTCGTAAATTCAATGGCTACCTGAGCTTTCTGCATGTTTTCCCGGGTAAATTGATCCAAATTATCAACATCTATCGCCAAAACGACCCGATGACCACGCTCAAGAGCAATAGCTTCTATAGCCTTACCCATTTTTCCATATCCTATTAATGCAACGTCCATATACTATATTTAATAAAGTTCTATTTCATAAGGCATCCTGGCTTGTACGCCCTGGGAATGTATCAAATATTTTAACTGATGATAGTGTTTATAATACTCTCCTAATTCCTTTTGTACAGTTCGCATACGCATTTCTTCACTCAAACTGGATAAAAGGGATGCTAACGGATTGGATTGTTCAGGAAGTTCTTTGACCGTATAATCGGATATTCCCGCTTTTTCAGCAGCCATACGTATAGCATCCGATATCCCTCCGAAATCATCTATCAGACCTAAACGCTTCGCTGCAACGGCATCCCATACACGACCCTGCCCGATGGCATCAACGGAATCTTTTTCCATATTTCTGCCTGTCGAAACACGGGTAATAAAAGTATCATATATATCTTCTACACTTAATTGCAATAAATTACGTTCTTCCGCACTAAGAGGACGCATAGGATTAACAAAATCAGCATGTTTATTGGTTACGACTTCATCAAATGTAAGTCCAAGTTTTTTATTCATGAACCCCTTCAGGTTGGGCACCATTCCGAAGACACCGATAGAGCCTGTAATCGTTGTAGGATCTGCAATGATCATATCAGCCTGTGTTGCGATGTAATATCCTCCGGATGCTGCAACATCCCCAAAAGAGGCGATAACAGGTTTTATTCCGGAAGCTAACTGAACTTCACGGCTGATTATATCAGAAGCTAAAGCGCTTCCCCCTCCGGAATTGATCCGTAAAACAATAGCTTTTACTGTAGTATCTTTCCTGGCCTTACGAATAGCCTTTGAAAAATCTTCTGAGGTAATGTCGTTTGATCCGCTACCCATGACAATATCTCCTTCGGCATAGATTACAGCAATCTTTTGTCCGGATTTTGACTGTTTCTTTTCAGAAAACGCCTTTCTATATTTTGAAAGAGAAATGAATTGCAATTTTTCCACTGATTCAACACCGCTTTTCTCCTTTAGTTCATCCAATACTTCATCATAATACCTGACACCATCTATCAATCCTTTTTCTTTAGCTGATGTTGCATTATGCACTTCCAGTTTATCAATCCACTCATTCAGCTGACTTTCTGACAATTTCCGGGATTCTGAAATAGTTTTCAACAAGGAATTCCATATGGATCCGACATAAGAAATGGTTTGCTCACGATTCTCTTTACTCATTCCTTCCATCATGAACGGTTCAACAGCACTTTTAAATTTACCATGCCGTATAATTTGCACATCGACATCCAGCTTCTCCAGAGCTTTCTTATAAAATGTGATCTGGGAACTCATCCCCTTGAAAATGAAATCCCCTAACGGATTTAAATATATCTGATCGGAAACGGTGGCCAGATAATATGCTTTTTGAGTATAAGTATCACTATAGCTTATAATAAATTTACCGGATTCTTTAAAATCCAACAGGGCATTCCGGATTTCTTCCACAGTGGCAATACCTGCCGGGATATATGTCAGATTCAAATAAATCCCTTTAATTTTAGGATCTTCTTTGGCTTTCCTGATACTCATCAAAATATCATTCAATCCGATCACTTGTTTTGATTGCATGTTCAGGTAATCAAACGATGGAATTGTTCCTTGGGGAGAACGCTCAACGATTTTGGTATCCAGGTCGATTCTCAGTATCGTATTTTCTTTTACAGCCACTGGCTTATTGCCAAAAGATGCCATAGCGCTAAATATTCCCATCATAATGGAAAACATTATAAAAAGAGCTACAATACAACCAAGAAACGATGCCAAAAGATATTTAAAAAATTTAGCCATATGTAAAATTATTTTAAATGATATTCAAAAAAGAATCAAAATACAATGCCTGACATTTCCTGATACAGAAATCCCTGTCTGATTTGTTAAATTTCAAAAATGGATGAATTACCTAAAGGGTTTTTACGTGTGAAACGATTCCGACAGCGGAACCCTCCTTGCCGTCCTTAAATGAAATGAATAAAATATATGCTCCTGTTTTATGGCAATCAAAATCAAAACTTCGGTATTCTTTTCCGGTTTTAGGATCGTAAGATGTGCCCATTAACCGGTTTTCATCAAATAACCTTAAAACTCCTTCACCCAGAGACAATTCATCAGTACAAATCGTAAAACGATACCTGTTTCCTTTCCTCAGGGCAATGGCTTTCCTGAATTGAGGAATTCGTTCTCCCGACCTGGTCCCCGATAATTGAACAGGAAAATCGGCAACATATTTGACATCACCTGCAGCCTTAATACACAAATCGATTTTCTGAGCCTCTGTTTGTGCATTAGCCTGTTGGTGCGAAAAAAGGATCGCAGACAATAAAAACAATAGCAATAATAGGTTTTTCATTGAACGAAAAATTATCTCAAAAATAATACATTTTTATAATACTATTTCAAAAAGATATCAAAAAATCTAACTACTATTGAATCAGCTTATTCCTTATGGTTTCAGCCAATGACAAAATCTGGGTCATTTGTTTGTCGGTATAATGCACTGTACTGGTTTCAGTCTGAACAAAAGT contains these protein-coding regions:
- the dapB gene encoding 4-hydroxy-tetrahydrodipicolinate reductase → MDVALIGYGKMGKAIEAIALERGHRVVLAIDVDNLDQFTRENMQKAQVAIEFTNPLTAYDNITRCLEYDIPVVSGSTGWYNRLNDAKQLCTERNGSMLCTSNFSLGVNIFFELNRVLARMMSKFPSYKPEIEEIHHTQKLDAPSGTAITLAEGIMDEISDIKKWELDGEGEDILSIHAIRKDSVPGTHTVKYASDVDDIEITHTAHSRKGLAFGAVLAAEFIHDKKGIFTMKDLFN
- the sppA gene encoding signal peptide peptidase SppA, with product MAKFFKYLLASFLGCIVALFIMFSIMMGIFSAMASFGNKPVAVKENTILRIDLDTKIVERSPQGTIPSFDYLNMQSKQVIGLNDILMSIRKAKEDPKIKGIYLNLTYIPAGIATVEEIRNALLDFKESGKFIISYSDTYTQKAYYLATVSDQIYLNPLGDFIFKGMSSQITFYKKALEKLDVDVQIIRHGKFKSAVEPFMMEGMSKENREQTISYVGSIWNSLLKTISESRKLSESQLNEWIDKLEVHNATSAKEKGLIDGVRYYDEVLDELKEKSGVESVEKLQFISLSKYRKAFSEKKQSKSGQKIAVIYAEGDIVMGSGSNDITSEDFSKAIRKARKDTTVKAIVLRINSGGGSALASDIISREVQLASGIKPVIASFGDVAASGGYYIATQADMIIADPTTITGSIGVFGMVPNLKGFMNKKLGLTFDEVVTNKHADFVNPMRPLSAEERNLLQLSVEDIYDTFITRVSTGRNMEKDSVDAIGQGRVWDAVAAKRLGLIDDFGGISDAIRMAAEKAGISDYTVKELPEQSNPLASLLSSLSEEMRMRTVQKELGEYYKHYHQLKYLIHSQGVQARMPYEIELY